DNA from Corvus moneduloides isolate bCorMon1 chromosome 8, bCorMon1.pri, whole genome shotgun sequence:
ttaaactgaaattgtaagaagatgtattttcttttaaagcacaaaGTTACTTAGCTATACTAATGCTAATCTTTTCCTTACATTCTATTGTCACAAATTATTGACATATATGGTAAAAACTAGGTTAAAAATAGCTACTCTCTGCATTATTTTGTTGTAACTATACTTACTATACCTAAGCATGCAGGGACTATTGTATAGGTAGACATCTGtaaattcagaaatacttttttttcttagattgAATCATATTTCTCTTGTGATACAGATTAAGATTATATGATCCAGCTTCATGTGGACTAATTCTGGTATTGTATTTTACCTTTCTCTGGACCATATGTTGTTTTCCTGaagcaactggaaaaaaatatttatacgGAAGTACTACTTAAGCAAGGTGTTTGCTTTTTCATGTATACGTTATATATGCTTGCCTACCTCAAACATAATGCATACCTAGCCATACGGGTAAAGAGACAAACTCCAATTCTTTGAAAAGGCTATTGGCTCACAGACTTCTATACACTTTATCAGAGAAATTCTAAACAAAATACTTGAGTAGTGTATCACTATGATAATACAGATAACTTCAAAAAATTAAGTGCCCACTACGCCACCTAACAAaccattaaaaaatacttttcaaaacatACTGAGTCACACTACATACTTTCctatattagaaaaaaatgtttaaaaagaaatttaatattaGGTGTTACAAAATAAACTACTACCTGCTTGAAGACCAAAAAAGAGCTCCTCATCCTGGAGTAATTCCTGAACACAGTCCAGTCTTGTGTTAATTGTTTCAGCATCAACTAGAGGTTCCAGGATATTGGATCTAAGTCTTCGACTTCCACCGGGAGTTTTAGTGTAATTTAGAACACCAAGAAGTGTGTGACcattcctttgaaaataaaatagacgTGAAGAATACAGGcaccaaaaaaagagatggCAAGTGTCACGTATCCTACAAATCTGAGGCATGCTTTGGAATGCTTAGCGTCTCCCTGTTTGCCATGTATATTATATGAACTACAGCACCTTAGGAAGCCAGATTCAATGTAATTTAATATAATATTAGCCCTCAATTATGTAAGTATAGAAATACATTTGTACTTagcattttattcattttttgtAGTAGCATTCCATCGCTACTACAGTGGTAACATCTACGTTTTCCCTCTCAATTAAactaaaatgaacaaaactaaaataaactaaaaaatgaacaaatcaACCCTACACAAGGAGgcaaattttcaaattataatCAGAGAACAAATACTAAGCAGAACAATTTActtgaaatacatttctgaaaattatttaaaatacttagaagtccaaaagagaaataatctttggttttatttttttaaagaacttatTTCAGTCAATACAAGCGCTAAATAACATGCttataatttataaatactattttcatctttttggtttttacatGTAACATATCCCAGGGTTTCACGCTTAAGGATGATTGCACCTGTGTAGAATGAGCCATCTATAATATTTACACCTACTACACAGCTAAACAGTTTTAGAAACCTGAAATCTTCTTTGCTATTGGCTGGAAGAAGACCCGTGAAATACTGGGGCCATATTAACATATTGATTTAAACCAGAACTCAAATAGGAAGAAACCTGATACAATTacacaaaacaaacaccacGAAGATAGGTAGGTAGGTAGGCAGGTACAGCGAGCAGAAACACCCTGAAATACCATGGCgtaaaaaagcaaagcaatagccaaaagaatttaaaaaaaggggaggaaatCCAAACCCAGTTGTATTGAGGGTGCATATACCATACCATGCAACTCATGACAACGCTTAAGTGGAACTCTACATTTGGGAGGCTATCCACAGTGCCTGTCCTTAAGCAACTGAGGACTTACTTCCCTGCACAGTTAAATGAAGAGAGACCAAGTTCCTCCAGAATTAAGACTGGCACACAAATTTGACTTAGGTATTTCTAGTGCGTGCCTGTACTATTAACTTTTACCTGTTGATACCTAATACAAAGGTATCTACCCCAGCTTTGGAGGTAAGATCTATGTAATAAACACAGCTATGTTTGGCTGATTCAAACTTGTCAATGGATCAGCAAAAATTCTTCATCaataatgctaaaaaaaaaacccagagaaactGAAAGCAGTTTACTGTTGCTCAGTTCCTCTTATAACCACCTTCCTCTCAAAACCATCTGTGAAattatgaacagaaaaatattttttcagaaaaatattgctCCAAAAGTACCTTTCAATGCAAGGCATTCTGTGGTTCTACTGCATCTCTCCAAGGGGGAAAGCTCTTATAAACAGTACTTGGAAGAATGAGGAATCTCCAGGCTCCCCTTTTTATATCGGGGTGGTTAAGTGGACATCTAAACAGAGGTGGATCTCAGAAACTGACAGGCAGCAAAATGCAAGttccaaatatttctcttgCTAACCAGAAGTGTAACAGTCTGGAGAAGGTAAGCCTTGAAGTTTCTTCTGCCTAGAAGGCAACTAACTCCCAATGAAGGAAGCACTCCAAGAATTGACCTCCATATGGAAAACTACCATGCAATCAAGTACCATATTGCACATTACCATCAGTATAGAAATTACTCTCTTTGCCACCATTAGATCTAAAAAAACGAAACAACCTTTCAAGGCTGAAGCATGTATCTTGCGTAAAATGAGTAAAATGCAAGTATTTCAATCCAACATAAGGAACTTCTTGCAGAAGTACTGCCTCTTCATTTACTAGTCTGTGAAATTCtgcacaaataaaatttttaagtcTGATTAAAGCATACACAGCAATGTAAAGATGATTATGCATCATCTCTTTCTACAATTCACTTTAGGATTTCCTGTGCTAGAAATATTGTGCTGAACTGTAACGTATTTctctgtcaaaatattttttttagaagcTCTGAATGGTATGCAAGTTCTCtcatatagaaataaatataatggTCTGCTCTTCAACACAAATGTCAAGGAAACTTAGTGAAATCCATCTTTATAAAAACGTAACTTGAAAAAACTATTCTTACCGACAATCTCTGTTATTAATTACCAGTTCAAGATTTTGTGCTGATGACGAATCTATCATAGCTGTTTTCTCGCTCCCCTGGAAACGCACCTTGAGCGATTTAGGAGCATAAACGGCGTTTTGAATAAATTCAACATATTttagcaaagcagcagcagctgcaagacAGTAATACcttggaaagaaacaatctttAATGAATGTTGAATACTGCTATTAAAACGCCACAAAAGCAGTGCACTACAGAAATAACATTCACACTACTGCAGCTTGGCAACTACTGCAATTGATAGCACTGAAAAAgcagtatattttaaatatgcacaACCCCATGTCTAGTGAACATATATTCGTGCAAATCAAATATTCATAAATGTTTGAGCCTCTGTACACTTGACAGCCTACACTATATAGCTGGTACTGTGAACATACATATTTCAACACATACACGTGACTTGAAGACCCTGGTCACCAAGTATCAACACTTAAAATTGTTGATACATGGAAAATGCTTGCTGAGGCCAGAAAGAAAGGCAATCATAGTTCTTAAAAGGTATCTttaaggaaagaatgaaaaagacaaaGTGGAAAGCTGTGAAAACTCAAAAGAACACCCGACTATGTAACAGGCTTTCTATTTACATTTCTAGATATATCAGAAACACTGGAGggcaaaataaaaagacagCTCTGTGATGATTTTCTAACTTTTGCAACACGACACAGACATATGTAATGAGTACATAAAACGATTTTGTTAAAAACTTATCTGGACACAGTAtgcttttccttatttaaaCGTACTTCGATTGGACCTCCATGAAAATGGTGCTAAATTCAGATGCACACAATTGTTCTATGTACTCCAAACCCTTTGTTTCATTGAAGTATTTTCTCTGGACAGTTGTAAAAGTCACATTCTATGAAGACAGGGATGAAAGCAAATAGTTTTAGAAGTTGCATCAGAGagacttctgtatttttctagTAATACCTGTTTCCAAGAAATCTATCAACTGATTCCGCAATCTGTCTTCATAGAAGTATTCATTCTACCTTACTAGCACAAGCAGGTCAATGTAACTGAAGGTGGGTGATGCACAAGTAATTTATGTGAGAAAAAGAGGAGACAGGTCAGGAAGTAGAAGAGCACTCATGAAGAAGCCATCAGCTCTGTAGGCATGAAGCAGTTCAGGTAGTAATTAATAGTTTTTTAAAGGTTCTGAGGCTTTAATACTCATAAATTACTTATACTAGTTCATCTCATCCTCTTTTATCCTGACAGTGTTCTTTTTCCTATTCTATAATACATCAGCGCCATTGATTTATCAGGCTGAGAGAACAAGGGAGAAGCAAAGAGAATACTTcgttttttttaaatttctgtatcTTTCCTAGGTTCGGTATTACTCAAATTACTCAATGCCACAAATTCaaagactttcagctttaatcAGCAATATATTTATCTCTGTAACTGTCAGTATTAGAAGTAGCAGCATGCGAGCTGCATTTAGTTTATTCGTTACCATTGTAAAATTAGACCtgagaatcacagaaaacaaaatctgtccACATTGAGGATTTTAAAAGTTGCGTAAAACTCTCAAATCAACCATCGTATAAAAGTGATCAACAAGAACTCTAAAACATCGAAAGAAATTTTAGACCTTACCTTGAAATGCTCCGTTATCAGACTGAACAATTTTGTTGTGTTCCCTGCATCACAAGCAGTGTTTGACATTATTATTTCTAGCGGTGTTAAAATCTTGAGTTTAGTAATAACCTGAACAAAAAGttcaaaataattcaattaaaaaatgatatgatctaaaatattttagacaATAATGAACAGCAATCATGAAATACAGAAcccttgtattttaaaatcagttcaaGTTCCAAATTTTCTACACTAATGAGTCAAATTCATATGTATCTAAATACAcacaaaactaaattaaaaacaaacaaacaaataaaatatagagCTTATCCCCCGTTATTTGAACACAGAATCATGCTTGCTGTTGAAGCAAGAGAGAAATATCCAAAACTATAGTCAATGGCTATGATGGGGTAGAAGGACTTATTTCGACAGATGGCAGCTTTCTGGGCTTGCAGCTGAAAGGTTAAGGGTGCTCTGGATGATGAAGAAATGCAACATCAGAATACTACTAATCTTTCGATTGAGACTAGtttttgattttgctttaaCTTCCTCTAGTAACATTTATCTCGGTATTAACATGGctaaaaatgtgtgtattttacCAGCTTTATGTTATGCACACCCTCTGTAGAGATTTAAAGTAGACTATATGCTCTTCTACTTGTTGACTGTATAAGAAAGGACAAACAGCATTATGCATTTATGTTCATTTATACCAGCATTCACAAATTCTCAAGGGAGGAACATAAAGAAACAGACTATATTTTAACTGCTTAGAAGTTAGGATGTGCAAGAAGGGACAGATGATGTCACAATGAAAAGGTAAACaagcataaaaaataaacaaaatgaatCTAAGGGCATTTGGGGTGGGAGGGCTGTCACTGCCCTTCATATCTACTAATCGTTAGaaagtttttttccagtggcatCACAGTTCAGCAAATCCTGAAGAACTTAAAGAATACAATAAACTTTCCTGAATTTATCTGCAGAACATTCAAAAACAAAAGTATGCacaagaaggagaaaatacagcagGCTGGATACCAATCACTAGGCAAAGCATGGATTCTGAGAGTGTAAGAAAACAGCTGATCGGCAGATCGACAATATTGTTGAAAGGAGTAACATGATtgtgtctttacaaacagaTTGTGTGAATCTGCTTGCAGATAGGGCCAAAGACTTGTAGATAAGGAAGTAACGGGACAAACCATCAATTTCAAAAACTGGTACTAATTGATACGGACTGCTGCTTAGCCAAGGTCATGCTCAACTCCTGAACTTCGAGAAGAACAAAGACTCAATAGGGTTATGAATATTTTAACTCCCCCACCCAGGGTGAACTCACAGCTCATTTTAACGGTCATGTATCATACGTTATACAGGGGGGAGCATATTAACGGGGACATGTAGTAGGCAGATCGGGAAGCCTGTATCTCccaagtacctcagccaataCGGAATGGGCAAAGGTGATGCAGCCAAGAAgattaggataaaaaggaggctgcagtcCTCCaacaatttgagagaccccaTAGGGAAATGCaccatggcctctccctttgtTCATGAATAAAAGGTACAGGACACCTCTGTCTCCTCTgtggacataaacctctggcgACATGAATTTTTTCACACATTGTTAAAGGTGTGAGAGATTAAGGCTAGAAATTAGGCTGTTAGGGCGTTTCCCGCATTACGGGAAAAGTAGTTGTACACTAGCATCTCTCTTCTTTTGACTGAATGGTGAGTGCAGTATCAGGTATGAGCACAGAATGGAGAACTCTGTAATCTAAATAGAAAACTAGGAACATATGTGTACAAATAAAAACGCCAGCTTTTATAACAGTAAGGCAGGAAAACAACGTACAATCTGGCCATGGCCTGAGAGGCAGTTACAAAGGATGTTCAATATGTAGCTATGTGTTAAGACCAGAACAGGCTTTAAAAGCActaatgcttaaaaataaaacaaaacaaagaaaccccaaacattaTACAACATCTGTTTTAGTAAACAGATTTGATGGTTGTTTACATCCTGAGTCAGAGCGAGTTACCATCCTAATAaagcttctgtttctttgaatATTGTAAAGATGCTACAAGCCACATTATTTTCTAGCATGCATAACTACAATAAAACCATGAAAGATGTTTCACTAATGGTGCTGCTGCATAAACCAGAGATTACTCACCAAATTAATGCAGAACATGCAGTGCTGGCCATAAGTTGAGTGAATTTCATTTCTAACTGAGAAGGAATATTTAAGTAACCAAAGCTACACCAATAAttaccacacacacacacatttatgcAGTTCTGTTCTCAGAGTTGTTTTGCCTGATGAAGAACACTTGCAAGTTCTACTACCATATATTGCCCAATGCTCTTCCAAACAAGGCATCTCAGTCCCACATACGGTGTATTTTGCAGAGAGCCCGTTTTTCTTTCGAAAaacattctttcttctttaatatCTGAGGCACAGTAAGGAAAACAGCAGTCTTTTCAACACTGCACATTTTCTAGAACTTGTTACTTCCACTTTTGAAAAATCTCTTCCACAAACTAGAAATTTAACTTCCCATTAGTCGTAAGTTTTTTTCAAGACTGTAAGTCACAACAATTAGCACATAAAATACCTTGGCATAAGTTGTGTTGTCTGCAAATTGTGATAATATCATCTCAGGATTTTTTAAGTCTATACTGGCCATCCCTACTTCACCTCTGGCAAGGCCTCTTCCTTCTACTACAGCTACAATAACCGATGCAACAGTATGAGCAGAAACTGCAGATGAGGATGTAACTGCAAAACAGATGTATATATTCAGTTACATTCAATACAGATGAATGAAAGATTGATCGAGGAGCACCACAAATGACAGAGCAAGGATAAACATGATGCATGAAAGAATCATTATCAGTTAAGTTGTTAAGAACACTAAAGACTGAACTGATAATGATTAGTCAGACTGTGAAAGAACTACCTCTAAATGCCATTACTTTTGTGTTACTAGAGCACTTATGAGCACATATAGAGCACATATAACATGGCACAAGGCATCACAAGGCACCCTGTAACACCATTTTACTCATACGAAGCACTGCAAAATGTACTCCCATCAGCTACTGTGTAAGTGTTCTGAAAAACTAGCGTTCTACACCTCTGAACACGCCaacataaaatacataaaacttGCATCAAGAAACTTGAGGATTATGTTACATGTGATGTCCAATGCATTGCAAGCCTAAAAATAAACCCTGATTAGAGATGTGCATGAATTTGGGCTCTTTAGTGACCACACTACATGTCCACACGTCCACAAATATAATTCAATTTTGGACAATTTGAAAAAAGTCTGAATTCTAACTACACTGATAATTCATACATGAATGCAAAGTAAGTGGCAAGAGGATGCAATACCAAAACATCTTCTCAGTATGTAAAGTAGTATTTTCTTGTTGGTGTATTGTTCCTTGGCAGCATCCTCTGTAGTACAAAACACATTGTATTTTGAGTTTATTTTAGTATCTTAACatatcacattaaaaattaaactatgTTTAACAAAATAACATCAGAAATGTAAGTTGGACTATTTCCTCTAAGAGCTGTTAATCTTACCCGAATATCCCATAAGAGGGGTATGGCTCCTGCAAACAGATCTACCAGAAGAGAGAGGTGTTTTTCCTACACGTGTGCTATTCAGGCCTCGCACAGAAGAAGAACTCGTGAGATTCAAGGTGTTAGCATTTTCTACACAAGAACTTTTGTCCCCAAAATATGATtctgaggggagagagaaataaGTAAATTATGAAAACAGCCACAACAAATTTTTATGCAGAAACCAATATACAAAAAACAGCTTACAAAACTTCATTTATTATTAGTAGAAATAGAGATATCCAAACAAAACGTCATTCTATGAAAGCTCTCCAGagtataaaattaaataaaaatcagactgCTTTGAAAACAAGCTTGCATTATGATTATTTTCTACAATGAGATTACCTGCAGTGCcaataaaaaaatttacacTGTTGAACTGAAATAATACAACAGAAGTCACTTTACTACATATCATTTAATATTGTAAAATATTCTAGATTTATGAAAGAATGCTAAAAATCAACTTCATCTCACAGCTGCCCATCATTTGAAAAATCATTACCTCAAACTGCACATACGCTTATGAAAACcgtttttttaaagctgagcattctttttaaaaaacaggacaataaaagaaaacagagaaccACTTGGGAACAATAACCCTTTGAATTTATGGGGATCAACTCTCAGAAATCATACAGTAATCTGGGATGTATTTGTTAACAGCAGTTTCTTTTACACATGTATTTAAGATCTACCTACTTTTTTAAGTCCTGCAAAATATCTTTGTCTCAGAACACTTTTAAATTCCAATAAATTATTTACGTAATTTACTTGTTTTCAATTCTCTTGAGACAACTGAAGACATCCTTAATCTAGTTTAGATAACAGCTTTTTAAGattaagaaaatgaatgaaaatataaacagcagaactaaaaactttaaaaactcCAGGTATTACAAAACATGCAAGcacaaatgtttctgtttcttataTTACATTAAAAACTGACGCACAAGACAAAATACTTCAGTACTGCTTTTAGATGATCAATTAACTGCATAACTCTTTATCAAGGTTGGCTGgtacaaaaaatatttacagtactGGGGttctggggtttgggttttttggaggATGAAGCGGGATTTtctttatgtttgtttgttttttttttttttaatcttaaaactGTGACAAGTGATAAAAGTATTAGTTCAGACTGTTTGGTTGGGAACTTTTTAAAGAGTGCATACATCAGCATTGCAATGcatattgacaattttttaaaaatagcattcaCTTAGATTTTGGCATAGGTTCACTCAGAATTTTGgcagaagagacttctcttaGAAGGTACCAAATCTGGCATAACAGGgggaaaacagtaattttaaagaCCGGATGAACCAAACCATATACAGGTACTTCTTAAACCCAACATTTAAGTCATGCCCTATTCGAATTAGCATTccgttttggggttttttaggatTCCTCAGTACTCGTACATATATTACCCAAACCCATTTTACCTAATTTCAAATTTATGTATAATGGAGATATATGTACTTCAGAATTCATTGCAGCAAGCGTTAAAATACTTTCCAActcttttcagtttcttttcgTTTAAAAACACcagaattttaactttttttgctGCCTGCCAAGATACGTACTTTGATAGTAGGTTTATGTAAAGGATGGCAAATAGCAGTATTGCATTGTAGGACCACAACATTCTTACCACACATCGAGGACGACAGGCACGTAAAACTGTTTCAaaagctagggaaaaaaataaaaacaaaaccaaaaaacaacagcaactaaactcccaaaaaaaccaacaaatcaAGCACAACCCCCAAACTCATAACCAATTGAATATGTTTCAGTTCTCTGCTGTAAAGCAAACACCGTGCAGCAATTCAAACACGTTTATTGATCCCACCAGAGAACTCAGCTACTACTACCTACAGAAAATAAGAGAGATTTATTTAAAGAAGTGCAAGGAAGGACTCTCATTGTTCTGGCAGGCTAAATGAAAAAAGGTCTCTATGACTGCGAGTTGCTGCTGCCCCATCGGTTAAAAGCGGTAAGCACCGCTTTTAACAGCTTTTTCGGAACCCGACCCGAGCAAAGAAACCAGGAGGATAAAGAAAGAGGTAAGGCAGAGAGCGTACCTCCTCTTTCGGAAGCCGCTGGCTTCATCGCGCCGCTCCCGGCGGCCCGGCCGGCTGCGAGACCTTCCCCGCTGGAGCCGCCCGGCCGTGCCCCACCGCTGGAGGAGCCCGCGCTGCTCTCCGTGCTGTGCGGCGTCTGCAGAAGCCCCAGGGTGTAGCGGAACGTCTGCTCCGCTCGCCCGCCCACGCCCGGCGTGGAAGAGCCGCGGCCCGTGTAAGACTCCGACGAGGCGGAGGAGGCGGCCGCCCGCCCACCCGCGCCCGCCATGGTGCGACCCCTCAGCGCCGCCCGCGgcccgcgcggccccgcgcccaCCGCCGGTAATGGCGGCACCCCGGGCCCGGCTGTCGGCGCGCCCGCCCGGGGCCGATCCCTCACCCTCCGAGATGGGCCCTGCTGGTAGAAGTTGTCGAGCTGCAGCAGCTATAAATGGTAACAGCAGtaaacagagctgctgcccctgcAACGGGTTTCATTATAAATACGCAAGGGCCACGGGAACACAAGGAAAGTGCTTGCTCTGCCCTTTAAAGCAGGAGTACTGCATTTAAACGTAATTCACCCCGTATTAATTCTTCACCATTCAGACGGTTTTAATAGGAGCTTCACcaatgttttcttcctgctcaggaGTTGGGAGACAGAAAGATCCCTGAAATAACCACAAAGCTTGTTTACCTCTGTAGTTGTCTTAAACACGTTCTTGTACGAATGTTTTAGAACACTAACACTGCTTTGTATATTAGCATCATGTAACATATACCACTAAAATGTTTCAATTCCCATTTTGACTAGGGACAATTTTGTCTCTGGCATTAAATACACCTGCATCATAAAACACTCCATATACTCATACCTTATTTAATCTATAATCTTAGAAGATCTTTAGAAAACACACTGGACTTAGGAAATTGCATCGACCAAACTTTCATTGGAGAACTCCAGTAATATTAACAGGATTTCAGTCTAGAGTGAAATGTTCTACACTGCTATGCAATACCACATACTAACTCCCAGGCTGTCTCAGTCTGTAAGAGACTAGAAACTCTGAAGACGATTCCATTTTGTCTACACAAC
Protein-coding regions in this window:
- the MSH4 gene encoding mutS protein homolog 4 isoform X2 — protein: MAGAGGRAAASSASSESYTGRGSSTPGVGGRAEQTFRYTLGLLQTPHSTESSAGSSSGGARPGGSSGEGLAAGRAAGSGAMKPAASERGESYFGDKSSCVENANTLNLTSSSSVRGLNSTRVGKTPLSSGRSVCRSHTPLMGYSVTSSSAVSAHTVASVIVAVVEGRGLARGEVGMASIDLKNPEMILSQFADNTTYAKVITKLKILTPLEIIMSNTACDAGNTTKLFSLITEHFKNVTFTTVQRKYFNETKGLEYIEQLCASEFSTIFMEVQSKYYCLAAAAALLKYVEFIQNAVYAPKSLKVRFQGSEKTAMIDSSSAQNLELVINNRDCRNGHTLLGVLNYTKTPGGSRRLRSNILEPLVDAETINTRLDCVQELLQDEELFFGLQAGMITQLAEKYSLPMKTSFSSARGFFIQMNADCSTLPNGQLPSEFTKITKMKNTYSFTSADLIKMNERCQESLREIYHMTYLIVCKLLNEIYEHIHCLYKLSDIVSMLDMLLSFAHACTLSDYVRPEFTDTLAIKQGWHPILEKIAMEKPVSNNTYLTEGNNFVIITGPNMSGKSTYLKQIALCQIMAQIGSYVPAEYCSFRIAEQIFTRIGMDDDIETNASTFMKEMKEITYIIQNANDKSLIIIDELGRGTSAEEGIGICYAACEYLLNLKAFTLFATHFLELCHIDALYPNVENYHFEVQHVRSSAGNKEKIAYTYTLSKGYTEEKNYGLKAAEVSSLPSSIILDAKEITNHIAKQILRRWEAPGFGTLASDTGKMVCYY
- the MSH4 gene encoding mutS protein homolog 4 isoform X3, which codes for MAGAGGRAAASSASSESYTGRGSSTPGVGGRAEQTFRYTLGLLQTPHSTESSAGSSSGGARPGGSSGEGLAAGRAAGSGAMKPAASERGESYFGDKSSCVENANTLNLTSSSSVRGLNSTRVGKTPLSSGRSVCRSHTPLMGYSVTSSSAVSAHTVASVIVAVVEGRGLARGEVGMASIDLKNPEMILSQFADNTTYAKVITKLKILTPLEIIMSNTACDAGNTTKLFSLITEHFKNVTFTTVQRKYFNETKGLEYIEQLCASEFSTIFMEVQSKYYCLAAAAALLKYVEFIQNAVYAPKSLKVRFQGSEKTAMIDSSSAQNLELVINNRDCRNGHTLLGVLNYTKTPGGSRRLRSNILEPLVDAETINTRLDCVQELLQDEELFFGLQAGMITQLAEKYSLPMKTSFSSARGFFIQMNADCSTLPNGQLPSEFTKITKMKNTYSFTSADLIKMNERCQESLREIYHMTYLIVCKLLNEIYEHIHCLYKLSDIVSMLDMLLSFAHACTLSDYVRPEFTDTLAIKQGWHPILEKIAMEKPVSNNTYLTEGNNFVIITGPNMSGKSTYLKQIALCQIMAQIGSYVPAEYCSFRIAEQIFTRIGMDDDIETNASTFMKEMKEITYIIQNANDKSLIIIDELGRGTSAEEGIGICYAACEYLLNLKAFTLFATHFLELCHIDALYPNVENYHFEVQHVRSSAGNKEKIAYTYTLSKGYTEEKNYGLKAAEVSSLPSSIILDAKEITNHIAKQILNSTGRKALLR